GGAGATGGGCTCGCTTCCCAGTTTGCTCCTAGCGCAGGGGGGTCCCTGCGCTCAGGGCTCCATCACCTGTCCCATGAAGAGGATGGCacctggggggcagagaacagAGGGGTGAGTGGGTGTGGGAGTCGGGATGGTCACAGCTGGACTCCTCCCAACCTTGCCCACCCCActgctgcccctccctgcaccactctctccttccctcacctTAGGCCAGAGGGCGCAGACCCACACCAAGCTGTACGGTGCGGAGCCCCTGCCCCGTCCTCTGACAGCTGGGACAGGCGGCAGGGTGCCAGGGTAGGTGGGCCCCATGGCTGAGCCCTTCCTGTGATTCCTCAAGCCTTAGGGAAGAGGCTGGGCACTGTgtgttctctccctggctctgggaggggagagggggctggtgggttagagcaggggggcaggaagcccggactcctgggttctctccctggctctgggaggggagagggggctggtgggttagagcaggggggcaggaagcccggactcctgggttctctccctggctctgggaggggagcagggtccagctgTTCAGGACACGGGACTGATCCTCACCTGTGGGGTTGTGCCGCACCACGAAGAGGAAGGGCCGGTCCATAATGATCTCCAGGGGGGCCATCCGGGCGTAGAGGATGGCGGCTGGAAGAAAGGAACCAGATGTCACCCCCGGGAGTCGGCTGGGCTGTCCCGCTAACAGAGCTGCGAGATGTCAGTCCCACCCACCCGCGGCCACAGCGCTCAATGCCCCCGTGGGATGGGCCATGGCAGACTAGAGGGGCTCTTTGGCTgggccctgctgcacccccaggctGGCCAGCTGAGTCAAAGCCGTGGGAGGGAGAGCTCCCAGGCCAGCCCCCGGTGCACCCCTGGGAGCGGTCAGGCCAGTGACCCGCTCACCTGTAGCGGAGGAGGCTTTGGTGCCGCTCTCATTCACCTCAATCTTCACCTTCTGCAGGGCCTGGGCCACGTACAGAGACTCCTCGgctgcgagagagagagagacagagagagccgtgagccagggtcccagccccagcgcctccccccacccagcacccgaGGGACAAAGCACCGGCAGGTAGGAGACAGGGTGGGCGGAGGGTGCATCCCCATGCAGGGGTGAGGCCCTCACCTGAGAGGCTGGTGAAGTCCGCGGCGCTGGGGTTGAAGACGTCCCTCACGCCCAGCTGCTGAAGGGGCCGGCGCAGGTCAGATTCGCTCTCCAGGGAGAACCTGTAGGGGGGCGAAGTAGGGGCTCAGCACCAGGAGTGGGGTGGTGGAAACAGCTGCAGCCCCCCAGTGTCTGCCCCAGGAGTGTGGGCAAAGAAAACCCCATGAAGTACCACATCGGCACCAGGACTTCCTCTAGTGCCCTGgaacaggaatagaacccaggagtcctggcttccagccccccctgctctcacccaccagcccccactcccctaccagagccagggagagaacccaggcatcctggcttgAGGACAAGGGGGGGCGGGTTCTCACTTGGGAAGCACGAGCAGCCTGGGCACTCGGGTCATGTTCGTCTTCCACTCGCCCACCAGCCGGGCATCGAGGGCCTGGGtcagggcagccaggggcacctcTCGGCGGTAAGGGGCGGCGATGAGCATGCTGAGCGTTTCCCCATGGTACGGCAGCTCCACTACATCGTAGTCCACTTGGTCCGGGGTGGAGAACTCGCCTGGGTGGAGCAGGGAGAGATGGGGTTAACAGGGCAGGGCCACCCCCCGGgctggggagtggatggggagAGTCAGacccgcctccccccacccccagcagggggtgccacTGACCGTAGTTGAACTTGGCCGTCTGCTCCATCATGGGCACCACCGCGCTGCTCCCGTCCGACTTGTGGAAGACGCGCCAGCGCGTGGCCGCCTCCGGGAAGGGCAGCTTCCAGAGCCCCTTGAAATACACCGCGTTCACCAGCACCAGGCGGGTCAGGTCGTCCACGGTGCCCGGCCCCAGGAAGTCATTGATCATCCCTGCAACCacgtgtggggggtggggtcagagggaaatggaacccaggagtcctggctcccagcccctccagctctaacccaccagcccccactccctcccagagccggggagagaacccaggagtcctggctcccagccccccttgctctaacccaccagccctcactcccctcccggagccggggagagaacccaggcgtcccagCCGCTCACCGTGGGTGCTGTCCTGGACCCAGGCATTGATGATGAAGCGAGCCCGCTCGCCCTCCGTGAAGTTGACCTGTTTGACGGTCTGGCGGAAGGCACGGGCGAACGTCTTCATGAACCCGGGGGCCAGCCCCAGGTCCCGCTGCACGAAGAGCGCGTCGGCAACGTCCACCTTGTCCTGGTTCTTCGGGGCCGTCAGCTCCTTGCGCAGCCACCGCAGGGCCTGGGGGACGCCCCGTTCTGCAGGGGAGGCATGGCTTGTCAGGGCAATGAAGGGTTAATGCTATGACAGGTCTCTCGCCCAgtgtggagacagggcagggcagctggttatatggggacccctcgcccggcgctgagatgcacccatggctggggcagggtgtctgGTTATCCAGGGAGCCCTTGCCCGGCacggagatgcagccacctctggagcggGGCAGTTGGTTACATAGGGGCCCACTCGCACCATGCTGGGGCATTAGGGCCAGCACTGACTGGTGGGGGgagcgccccctccccagcccttacCATTGACCCCGTACTCCATGGCTGCCTTGATCTGACTCCggctctccccagcagctgccatCTGCAGCATGGCCAGCACAGAAGCCACCCCGAAAGGGGAGAAGGCCACGTTACGATCCGGGGATGCCTTGGCCACCTCCCGGAAAACCTTCACCCCAAAGTCGGCAGAGAGATGGGCCACACGGGAGCTGGTGGGGCAGCGCAGCGGGTCGGCCACGCACAGGAGGGCCATGCCGGCCAGAATAACTAGTGGGAGCTGCATCCTAGAGGGAGAAAGCAGGAAGGGttagaaaagaacccaggagtcctggctcccagccccttgtGGTGCTCTAATCCCGGAGacctcactcctctcccagagttgggagagaacccaggagtcctggctcccagcccccctgctctaacccaccagcccccattccccttccctcccagagctgcgtGGAACAGCAGCGCCCAGTGGCACCTCTACCCGCCCCACTACAAACAGCCCATGGCTCCCCGTAAGCCCCCCGCTGCGATGGGgcagctccctctcccagccaGGGGGCCCCAACCCCAGGCCGATTCCAGCCTGGACACCCCGCCATCCCCTACGCAGGGGCTGTCCAAGGGCGCACGGTGTGTGTGCCCCCCTCCCAGCCGCTGTCCTCACCTGGAGACGTGCCGAGACCCAGAGGTTGTGCCAAGCGCTCTGGTCCCTCCGCCTTATATGCGCTCTCCGTGCGCCCAGGGCGCAGGAAACCGGGTGAAATCatccccccctgccccgcctcctcctccccctctgcgGCGGGCGGGCACCTCCACGGCTGCAGTCCCCGGGTCCTAGCgcctggctttgtgtgtgtggggggcggaaGCCAGCAGGGTGGAGGGTTGGGGTTCCTGTCCTGTCCTGACTCCACTCCCCGGGGGCTGCTGGCATTGGGGACCCCAGAGGGCAGGCGTGGCCCTGTGCCCTGATGCGATCACTgtgggccccgccccccccactgcCGTTCTCACCAGGGGGGTGCGATACCCCCAAGATAAAGGGGGGGatgagtcccttttgctgccctCAGtgcacagtgacacccccccggGGACAGCATCCTCTGCTGTCCCCCCCAGTGCATATCCCCCTTGCTGCCGGGTCtggccctggggggcagagctgggtcagACTGGCGGGGCTGTGTTGGGGGTCAGAGTTCCGGGACGTTGCTAGGGGGAAGCTCTGGAACAAAATAAACAAGAAGCCTGTcttggcactgtgtgtgtgtgtgtgcgcgcgtgtgccTCAGACAGGCCTGTCTtggcatggtgtgtgtgtgtttgtgtgtgtgtcagacagGCCTGTCTTGGCAGGCTGTGTGTCAGACAGTCCCTGTCTCACGGGGTGGGGGGTCTCAGACAGCTGTGCGTGGGAGAGGTGTGCGCTGGGGCAGATGCAGTGTCTGCCTGGGGAAGTAGTGTGTGTGGGGCGAACGTCTGTTTCTACAGGGAGGAGATTCTCAGCATGTGAATTTGGGTGTGGAGGTGTGTGTCAGacagacctgtgtgtgtgtgtgtctgggtgtcTCCGTGTTTGGTtggctgtctctgtgtgtgtgtgtgtgtggggctgggtgtctccgtatgtgtgtgtggttggtgtctccgtgtgtgtgtgtggttgggtgTCTCCGTGTGTGGCTGGGGGTCTCCGTGTGTGTGTCTGGCTGGGTGTCTccatgtgtgtgtgcgcatgtggtTGGGTGTCTccgtgtgcatgtatgtgtgtctctgggggttctgggtgtcccagcccaggggcagggggacacACGGTCCAGAGGAAGGGGGGGCTCATGGGAAAATCCCCACATCCTTCCCCCCCAGCACTGATGACCCCCCCACAACCTCTTCCTGcatggccccccacccccagtccagagTCACTCTGAGCTCCCTGGGGCCCCCTTTCTGGACCACGGCCTCccagctctccccctccagcttggGACCCTGCCCCACCTTGAACCgccagggggagggagggctgtgaGCTTCGGGGGGCTTCCCCCCAAGGGAGAgttcccccccccagggctgagccACATCTTCCCAGAGTGGCCTGTCATGGGCAAAACCACTGTTCCCCCTGATGACCACCCCGGGATTCCCCCCCAGCGGGGCTGATGTCagcctccttcctgtggggtaaCAGGAAGGCCGCCCATGGGGAAATTTCACAAAGGGGCTGGAATGTTGGTAAAGACTGGGAGAAACAcacgggggcggagggggggggacgGCCTGCGGTTGGCAGGGTCATGAACCAGGCAGGgaactgggggggcggggggtgactCCCAGCTTCTATTTCTGCCCTTGGCTACAGCCTACTTCCAAAAATAGCCCTTGGCTTTCACTTCCCTGGATGAGAGACTCAcaacccagccccccaccccccaggaggcTTGggttccaccccaccccagctgtgtGGGGAGTGCAGTCTAGGGTTagagctgggagggtgggggctgggatccaggaccctgggttctctccccagctgtgggaggggagtgggggctggtgggttagagcaggggggactgggagccaggactcctgggttctctcccccactctgggaggggagtgggggctggtgggttagagcaagggggctgggagccaggactcctgggttctctccctctgGTGGGACATGTACCTAGAATCGCCCTGACCGTTTGCCCTCCCTGCGCCCAGATCCCATcacaggcctggctgggggggggcaggagcaaggGGCAGTTGTGTATGGGGGGGTCTGGCAGGCTGAGAGAATGGGAAGcaccaggtttgctgtgggaCGGGGCAGCTGGGGGGCAGTTAGCTCCATGCCCCAGGTGGCCCCCGGGCCTTGTGTCCCCAGCTCCTGAGTCAGAGCCGGCCGCTCACACCCTCAAATTCCCGGCCGCCCTGCCACGGCTCTGACTCCGGGGGGTCCCCAGCTCCAGCCTTATTCCAGGGGGTTGGAGTCAGAGGGGATGGACCCCTCCCTTCCACACTGGGGCAGCAGCCTGAGGTCCCCCATTTAGCCCCCGCAGAGCCCTGGGGACTGGCTCCCCCATGGGCCCGCTGAGAAATCGGAGGCCCAGGGCCCCCTTCTGTCTCCTGAGCTGGGCGGGAGCGGGCAGAGCCATGAACAGACAttgggtgggcagcagagactgtggttTGGGGGTCtcaccccagcctctccccatagCTGTGACTCAGGCCTGCGAGCCCTGTGCCTGCTGCCCACGCCGGCCCTGGGCCACTCACATCTGGTCCCCATCTCGCTGTGGCCGGGGCCGGCTGCCAAGGGGACCTGTGAATCCCAGCCTGTTCCCCAAGACACCAGCAGCCCCTGCAAACTGGGATCCGACTCCGAGTGCTGAGAAACAGACATGGCTGCcgtgcccctgcccccacagccccccctgctgctgccagtAACCCCCAGTCCCCACTCCCTTCCCGTAGCTggagggagaacccaggagtcctggctcccagaccccctgctctaacccaccagaccccactcccctcccagagccgaggagagaacccaggagtccgggctctcagccctccctgctctaacccaccagaccccactcctctcccagagccgaggagagaacccaggagtccgggctcccagcccccccgctctaacccaccagcccc
The genomic region above belongs to Dermochelys coriacea isolate rDerCor1 chromosome 28, rDerCor1.pri.v4, whole genome shotgun sequence and contains:
- the SERPINE1 gene encoding plasminogen activator inhibitor 1; this translates as MQLPLVILAGMALLCVADPLRCPTSSRVAHLSADFGVKVFREVAKASPDRNVAFSPFGVASVLAMLQMAAAGESRSQIKAAMEYGVNERGVPQALRWLRKELTAPKNQDKVDVADALFVQRDLGLAPGFMKTFARAFRQTVKQVNFTEGERARFIINAWVQDSTHGMINDFLGPGTVDDLTRLVLVNAVYFKGLWKLPFPEAATRWRVFHKSDGSSAVVPMMEQTAKFNYGEFSTPDQVDYDVVELPYHGETLSMLIAAPYRREVPLAALTQALDARLVGEWKTNMTRVPRLLVLPKFSLESESDLRRPLQQLGVRDVFNPSAADFTSLSAEESLYVAQALQKVKIEVNESGTKASSATAAILYARMAPLEIIMDRPFLFVVRHNPTGAILFMGQVMEP